In the Malania oleifera isolate guangnan ecotype guangnan chromosome 1, ASM2987363v1, whole genome shotgun sequence genome, one interval contains:
- the LOC131149109 gene encoding protein GRIM REAPER-like, translating to MTSFITEDAEDYEEYVIDTPFLNTRSLRGQFLASVVKKGTHCEVSSNICNGVSANNGASRLFCCKSHCRNVLQDRNNCGMCGHKCRFGQLCCGGKCINVGFNDLHCGKCNKACDSGVKCENGSCGYAS from the coding sequence ATGACCTCTTTCATCACTGAGGATGCAGAAGACTATGAAGAGTACGTAATCGATACCCCGTTCCTCAACACTAGATCCTTGAGGGGTCAATTTTTGGCGAGTGTTGTAAAGAAAGGCACACATTGTGAGGTTAGTAGCAACATATGCAATGGGGTTTCTGCAAACAATGGTGCTAGCCGTCTCTTTTGCTGTAAGAGTCATTGCCGGAATGTCCTGCAAGATAGAAACAATTGTGGGATGTGCGGGCACAAGTGTCGTTTTGGTCAACTTTGTTGTGGTGGTAAATGCATCAATGTTGGTTTCAATGATCTTCATTGTGGGAAGTGCAACAAAGCATGTGACTCGGGAGTTAAATGTGAGAACGGTTCATGCGGATATGCATCTTGA